In Alkalihalobacterium alkalinitrilicum, a genomic segment contains:
- the dnaK gene encoding molecular chaperone DnaK: MSKVIGIDLGTTNSCVAVMEGGEAVVIPNAEGNRTTPSVVAFKDGERLVGEVAKRQAITNPNTVISIKRHMGTDHKEEIEGKQFSPQELSAIILQKLKSDAESYLGETVTKAVITVPAYFNDAQRQATKDAGKIAGLEVERIVNEPTAAALAYGLEKEEDQTILVYDLGGGTFDVSILELGDGFFEVKATSGDNKLGGDDFDQVIIDYLVEQFKKDNGIDLSQDKMAMQRLKDAAEKAKKDLSGVTQTQISLPFITADATGPKHLELSLSRAKFEELSADLVERTLGPTRRALQDSGLSASEIDRVVLVGGSTRIPAVQDAIKKLTGKDPHKGVNPDEVVALGAAVQAGVLTGDVKDVVLLDVTPLSLGIETMGGVFTKLIDRNTTIPTSKSQTFSTAADNQTAVDIHVLQGEREMAAYNKTLGRFQLTDIPPAPRGVPQIEVSFDIDANGIVNVRAKDLGTNKEQSITITSSSGLSDDEIEKMVKEAEANAEEDKKRREEAELRNEADHLVFTTEKTLKDLGDKVEQAEIDKANEAKDKVKTALEGTDLDAIRTAKDELQEVVQQLSTKLYEQAAQAAQQAQGEAGTEGAGQQQAGENVFDAEYEEVNDNDKK, encoded by the coding sequence ATGAGCAAAGTTATCGGGATAGACTTAGGTACAACAAACTCATGTGTTGCAGTTATGGAAGGTGGAGAAGCGGTTGTCATTCCTAATGCAGAAGGAAACCGTACGACGCCTTCAGTTGTTGCGTTTAAAGATGGTGAGCGTTTAGTTGGGGAAGTGGCAAAACGTCAAGCGATTACAAACCCAAATACTGTAATTTCAATCAAACGTCATATGGGTACAGACCATAAAGAAGAAATCGAAGGCAAACAATTTAGCCCTCAAGAACTATCAGCTATCATTTTACAAAAATTAAAATCAGACGCTGAAAGCTATTTAGGTGAGACTGTAACAAAAGCGGTTATTACAGTTCCGGCTTATTTCAACGACGCTCAACGTCAAGCTACTAAAGACGCTGGTAAAATTGCTGGCTTAGAAGTTGAACGTATTGTCAATGAACCAACTGCAGCGGCACTTGCATACGGTTTAGAAAAAGAAGAAGATCAAACAATCCTTGTATATGACCTTGGTGGTGGAACGTTTGACGTTTCAATCCTTGAGTTAGGTGATGGTTTCTTCGAAGTTAAAGCGACATCTGGTGATAACAAGCTTGGTGGAGATGACTTTGACCAAGTTATCATTGACTATTTAGTAGAACAATTTAAAAAAGATAACGGTATTGATCTTTCTCAAGATAAAATGGCGATGCAACGTTTAAAAGACGCTGCTGAGAAAGCGAAAAAAGATCTTTCTGGTGTAACACAAACTCAAATTTCACTACCATTCATTACGGCTGATGCAACTGGTCCAAAACACTTAGAGTTAAGCTTAAGCCGTGCTAAATTTGAAGAGTTATCAGCTGACTTAGTTGAGCGTACATTAGGCCCAACACGTCGTGCACTTCAAGATTCAGGTCTTTCTGCTAGCGAAATCGACCGTGTAGTTCTAGTTGGTGGATCAACTCGTATCCCTGCGGTTCAAGACGCAATTAAAAAACTAACTGGGAAAGATCCGCATAAAGGAGTAAATCCAGATGAGGTTGTAGCACTTGGTGCTGCGGTTCAAGCTGGTGTGTTAACAGGGGACGTTAAAGATGTTGTTTTACTAGACGTAACACCGTTATCACTAGGAATTGAAACAATGGGTGGCGTATTTACAAAATTAATTGATCGTAACACTACAATTCCAACAAGTAAGTCTCAAACATTCTCAACAGCAGCAGATAACCAAACAGCAGTTGATATCCACGTTCTTCAAGGTGAGCGTGAAATGGCTGCATACAATAAAACATTAGGTCGTTTCCAATTAACGGATATCCCTCCAGCTCCACGTGGCGTTCCACAAATTGAAGTATCATTTGATATCGATGCAAACGGAATCGTTAATGTTAGAGCGAAAGATTTAGGAACGAATAAAGAGCAATCGATTACGATTACGTCATCATCAGGTTTATCAGATGACGAAATCGAAAAAATGGTAAAAGAAGCAGAAGCGAACGCTGAAGAAGATAAAAAGCGTCGTGAAGAAGCTGAACTTCGCAATGAAGCAGACCATTTAGTATTTACAACAGAGAAAACGTTGAAAGATCTTGGTGATAAAGTCGAACAAGCCGAGATTGACAAAGCGAATGAAGCAAAAGATAAAGTGAAAACAGCATTAGAGGGTACAGATCTTGATGCGATCCGTACAGCGAAAGACGAGCTTCAAGAAGTCGTTCAACAGCTATCTACGAAACTTTATGAGCAAGCAGCTCAAGCAGCACAGCAAGCTCAAGGCGAAGCTGGAACCGAAGGTGCAGGTCAACAACAAGCGGGTGAAAATGTATTTGATGCAGAATACGAAGAAGTAAACGACAACGACAAAAAGTAA